The Corylus avellana chromosome ca8, CavTom2PMs-1.0 genome has a segment encoding these proteins:
- the LOC132190685 gene encoding AT-hook motif nuclear-localized protein 17-like produces MKGEYVEPKSEASSMFSKLHHQHQQHQHQHQHQQHPQHQHQQQQQQQQQQQQQQLHHPFSHPFHQVSSSATQRECQQQTSEDDDSGRSSGGPTNTTPPTSQAQKPRLSSDGGDGATIEVVRRPRGRPPGSKNKPKPPVFITRDPEPAMSPYVLEVPGGNDIVEAISRFCRRKNMGICVLTGSGTVANVTLRQPSPTPGATVTFHGRFDILSISATFLPGTTSFPVPNGFSISLAGPQGQIVGGLVAGSLIAAGPVFIIAASFNNPSYHRIPSEDDVHNSGSGGGDGVHSPPVSGGGESVHAPADSCGMSMYSCHLPTDVIWAPTPRQAPPPPPPY; encoded by the coding sequence ATGAAAGGTGAATATGTAGAACCAAAGAGTGAAGCTTCCAGCATGTTCTCCAAGCTTCACCACCAACACCAACAACACCAGCACCAGCACCAGCACCAGCAGCACCCACAACATCAGcaccaacaacaacagcaacagcaacagcaacagcaacagcaacaacTCCACCACCCATTTTCGCATCCCTTCCACCAAGTCTCCTCCTCCGCCACGCAACGTGAATGCCAGCAACAAACCTCCGAAGATGACGACAGCGGCCGAAGCAGCGGTGGACCCACTAACACCACCCCACCGACGAGCCAGGCCCAGAAGCCCAGGCTCTCCTCCGACGGAGGAGACGGAGCCACCATCGAGGTGGTGAGGCGGCCGAGGGGCCGCCCGCCGGGATCCAAAAACAAGCCCAAGCCTCCGGTCTTCATCACCCGTGACCCGGAGCCCGCCATGAGCCCTTACGTTCTCGAGGTTCCCGGCGGAAACGACATCGTCGAGGCCATTTCCCGCTTCTGCCGCCGCAAGAACATGGGCATCTGCGTCCTCACCGGCTCCGGAACCGTCGCCAACGTCACCCTCCGCCAGCCCTCCCCCACTCCCGGCGCCACCGTCACCTTCCACGGCCGCTTCGACATCCTCTCCATCTCCGCCACCTTTCTCCCCGGCACCACGTCCTTCCCCGTCCCCAACGGCTTCTCAATCTCCCTCGCAGGCCCCCAGGGCCAGATCGTCGGTGGCCTCGTCGCAGGATCCCTCATCGCCGCCGGTCCCGTCTTCATAATCGCCGCGTCCTTCAACAACCCCTCCTACCACCGGATTCCATCCGAGGACGATGTCCATAACTCGGGCTCCGGAGGAGGCGACGGCGTTCACTCCCCGCCCGTATCGGGTGGCGGAGAAAGCGTTCACGCGCCGGCCGATTCATGCGGGATGTCCATGTACAGCTGTCACCTGCCAACCGATGTGATTTGGGCCCCCACTCCAAGACAAGCACCGCCTCCACCACCACCTTActga
- the LOC132189264 gene encoding ubiquitin carboxyl-terminal hydrolase 16 codes for MRDTGYYLGFRGLVLLFACVVAPVIGFLIRRKWRLAVTRNEEIKRLLALAAEEAARAELEASAGYSASSASSAVPISTTYHQCAVCYSPTTTRCSRCKAVRYCSGKCQIIHWRQGHREDCHPASNTHRISDVGSKLTERDNHESNDDSFETEGRRHAYPIKTFPGEPALSKSGHSPESPCEKAADIKDEFLQDNEGTNSSSESSGTPFSGFSASTASGGVSDDVSVSESMSSNDSGGSDVHLFDNPLDMLETSFNVKNMNQGKPLLPKFASLVDSVDHLAKSSKRNPTKPDCSDVVGQCASTSSSGLGISHLHVDSIAEPCILSSGFSGSAPDSIGSTSDAPSNSALSNSNGAYNRKFSDSGSVLHFSFNLSESTPLHAQGAKVRGIILDDALPGSSKITKPVGGAVLSENISVGAPKVKKSARLNHDGSRCTDNGTSDSHMLKPREVKSMASSSSYAHLSTSTLRDSISTDAPNVSKLPSSSSGGSKHVANDLGSTSHHLKSREVRCLSSCSSDACLSSSADGHSVPVVKFGKVDGIQAIAALSSQDTSCPNARNGLRTSVRKVVDQFRGSKLSKHYPLGDGCEVAGRYTDKGLFPYEVFVKLYNWNKVELRPCGLINSGNSCYANAVLQCLAFTPPLNSYFLQGIHSRACVNKEACFICEFESLILKAKEEKSPLSPIGILSQLKNVGGQLGNGREEDAHEFLRYAIDTMQSVCLKEAGIPASGSLEEDTTLIGLTFGGYLRSKIKCTKCHGKSERQERMMDLTVEIEGDIGTLEEALHQYTRTEILDGENKYQCSRCQSYERAKKKLTVMEAPNILTIALKRFQSGKFGKLNKPIQFPEILDLAPFTSGTSDKSPIYKLYGVVVHLDIMNASFSGHYVCYVKNNQNKWFKIDDSTVTVVERERVLTKGAYMLLYARCSPRAPRLIRNRIISSDSKNKAIPSWINGKNTASKLRSASARSSAAAAAPNLPQSISTDSSASFESFYSRYPQLQKILEEDSSSDNSSLISNNSDEGSCSTDSTRDSTSTDDLSDFIFGDSGRCWNINSGNPSDSDTSSSSSSSPLCSRHSPLSNSEQQASGLPETSGSRTEGSVPFWLSDTRQSRKLVTSSSYRETDSERLGSNLFHDVNSGIFRKSLRERRDY; via the exons ATGCGTGACACCGGGTATTATTTAGGGTTTCGCGGCCTGGTTCTTCTGTTCGCGTGCGTGGTCGCCCCGGTGATCGGCTTCCTAATCCGGCGTAAATGGCGGCTCGCCGTGACGAGGAACGAGGAGATCAAGCGGCTCTTGGCGCTCGCCGCCGAGGAGGCCGCTAGAGCCGAGCTCGAGGCGTCGGCTGGGTATAGTGCCTCCAGTGCCTCTTCTGCGGTTCCGATTTCAACGACTTATCATCAGTGCGCCGTGTGTTATTCCCCTACCACCACCCGCTGTTCCCGATGCAAGGCCGTCCGATACTG TTCCGGAAAATGCCAGATAATCCACTGGAGACAAGGTCACAGGGAGGACTGTCATCCTGCTAGTAACACTCATCGGATTAGTGATGTGGGAAGCAAGTTGACAGAGCGAGACAACCATGAAAGCAATGATGACAGTTTTGAGACTGAAGGAAGGCGGCATGCATATCCAATCAAAACGTTTCCTGGAGAACCTGCATTGTCCAAGTCTGGCCATTCTCCTGAGTCTCCATGTGAGAAGGCTGCTGATATTAAAGACGAGTTTCTTCAAGATAACGAAGGGACTAATTCTTCTTCGGAATCATCTGGTACTCCATTCTCTGGATTTTCTGCTTCCACTGCTAGTGGCGGAGTATCTGATGATGTTTCTGTGAGTGAGAGTATGAGTTCAAATGACTCTGGGGGATCAGATGTACATCTGTTTGATAATCCCCTTGACATGCTTGAGACTAGTTTCAATGTTAAGAACATGAATCAAGGGAAGCCATTATTGCCAAAATTTGCTAGTTTAGTCGATTCTGTAGATCATCTTGCTAAATCAAGTAAACGTAATCCGACTAAACCTGATTGTAGTGATGTTGTGGGTCAGTGTGCATCAACTAGTTCTTCAGGTTTGGGCATTAGTCACTTGCATGTGGATTCGATTGCTGAGCCCTGTATATTGTCTTCTGGTTTCTCGGGGTCAGCTCCTGACTCCATTGGGTCCACAAGTGATGCCCCCAGTAATTCTGCACTGTCCAATTCTAATGGAGCTTAtaacagaaaattttctgattcTGGTTCTGTCTTACATTTCTCATTCAACCTTTCTGAAAGTACTCCTTTGCATGCACAAGGTGCCAAGGTAAGAGGCATAATATTAGATGATGCTCTTCCAGGTTCTTCGAAGATCACTAAGCCGGTTGGTGGAGCAGTTTTATCAGAAAATATTAGTGTTGGTGCTCCAAAGGTCAAGAAATCTGCACGCTTGAACCATGACGGCTCTCGTTGTACTGATAATGGCACTAGTGATTCACATATGTTGAAACCCAGAGAAGTTAAATCTATGGCATCTTCCTCTTCATATGCTCATCTATCTACAAGCACTCTGCGGGATTCAATAAGTACAGATGCTCCCAATGTCAGTAAACTGCCATCGTCAAGCTCTGGAGGTTCAAAGCACGTTGCTAATGACCTGGGGAGTACTTCACATCATTTGAAGTCTAGAGAAGTCAGATGTTTATCATCTTGTTCTTCCGATGCTTGCTTATCTTCAAGTGCTGATGGGCATTCGGTTCCTGTGGTTAAATTTGGAAAGGTTGATGGCATTCAGGCTATTGCTGCTCTATCCTCTCAGGATACTAGTTGTCCAAATGCTAGGAATGGCTTGAGAACATCTGTACGGAAGGTTGTTGATCAGTTCAGAGGATCTAAATTGTCAAAACACTACCCTTTAGGTGATGGGTGTGAGGTTGCTGGAAGATACACCGACAAG GGGCTATTTCCATATGAAGTGTTTGTCAAGCTCTACAATTGGAACAAGGTGGAATTGCGCCCTTGTGGTCTTATTAACAGTGGGAACAG cTGCTATGCTAATGCTGTGCTCCAGTGCTTGGCATTTACTCCTCCTTTGaattcttattttcttcaaGGCATTCATTCAAGAGCCT GTGTAAATAAAGAAGCGTGTTTCATCTGTGAGTTTGAAAGTTTAATATTGAAGGCAAAGGAAGAGAAATCTCCACTCTCTCCTATTGGGATACTTTCACAACTAAAAAATGTTGGAGGTCAGCTTGGTAATGGGAGAGAAGAGGATGCCCATGAGTTCCTGAG GTATGCCATTGATACAATGCAATCTGTTTGCCTTAAGGAAGCTGGCATACCTGCATCTGGCTCTTTGGAAGAAGACACCACTCTAATAGGCCTTACATTTGGAGGCTACCTCCGTTCAAAG ATTAAGTGCACAAAGTGCCATGGAAAGTCTGAGCGGCAGGAAAGGATGATGGATCTTACTGTTGAGATAGAAGGAGATATAGGAACCCTGGAAGAGGCTCTTCATCAATATACGCGTACTGAGATTTTGGATGGTGAAAACAAATACCAATGTAGCAG ATGCCAATCTTATGAGAGGGCCAAAAAGAAACTGACAGTAATGGAGGCTCCGAATATCCTTACAATAGCACTTAAGCGATTTCAG TCTGGTAAATTTGGGAAGCTCAATAAGCCAATTCAGTTTCCAGAGATCCTGGACTTGGCGCCATTTACTAGTGGGACAAGTGATAAATCGCCTATATATAAGCTTTATGGAGTGGTGGTCCACCTGGACATCATGAATGCATCGTTTTCTGGTCATTATGTATGCTATGTTAAGAATAACCAAAACAAGTGGTTCAAGATTGATGACAGCACT GTGACTGTTGTGGAACGTGAAAGGGTCTTGACAAAAGGGGCATACATGCTTCTTTATGCCCG GTGCTCACCAAGGGCTCCACGGTTGATAAGGAACAGAATTATTTCTTCCGACTCCAAGAATAAAGCCATTCCTTCCTGGATAAATGGGAAGAATACTGCATCCAAATTAAGGTCTGCCTCTGCACGTTCCAGTGCTGCGGCTGCTGCCCCCAATTTACCGCAGTCAATTTCAACGGACAGTTCTGCCAGCTTTGAATCCTTTTATTCAAGATACCCCCAGCTGCAAAAAATACTAGAAGAGGACTCATCAAGTGACAATTCTTCCCTTATTAGCAACAACTCCGATGAAGGTTCCTGCAGCACAGATAGCACCCGCGACTCTACCAGCACCGACGACTTGTCTGACTTCATATTTGGCGATTCAGGACGTTGTTGGAACATTAATTCAGGGAATCCTTCTGATTCTGAtacttcctcttcctcctcttcttctcctttgtgCTCGAGGCATTCACCCCTTTCTAATTCGGAGCAGCAAGCTTCGGGTTTACCCGAAACAAGTGGATCTCGAACAGAGGGAAGTGTTCCTTTTTGGCTTTCTGACACTAGACAAAGTAGAAAGTTAGTTACTAGTAGTAGTTACAGGGAGACTGACTCAGAGAGATTAGGATCTAACCTCTTCCACGATGTTAACTCTGGCATATTTAGAAAATCATTGAGGGAAAGAAGAGATTATTAA
- the LOC132190522 gene encoding universal stress protein PHOS34 isoform X1 — MTGNLRCVVVAVDGSEESMNALTWALDNLKLRSTPGGSFVVLHVQSAPSIAVGLNPGSIPFGGPSDLEVPAFTAAIEAHQRRITEAILDHSLRICSEKNVKVETKVIVGDPKEKICEFVENLQADLLVIGSRAFGPIKRMFLGSVSNHCTNHVQCPVIIVKGKGTA, encoded by the exons ATGACCGGGAACTTGAGGTGCGTGGTCGTGGCCGTCGATGGCAGTGAGGAGAGCATGAACGCCTTGACATGGGCGCTCGACAACCTCAAGCTCCGATCCACCCCCGGCGGCTCCTTCGTCGTGCTCCACGTCCAATCCGCGCCGTCCATCGCCGTGGGCCTCAATCCCGGCTCCATTCCCTTCGGTGGGCCCA GTGATTTGGAGGTGCCTGCGTTCACTGCGGCTATTGAGGCGCACCAGAGGCGAATCACCGAGGCGATACTGGATCATTCTCTCCGGATTTGCTCTGAAAAAAAT GTGAAAGTCGAAACCAAAGTAATTGTTGGTGATCCAAAAGAGAAGATTTGTGAATTTGTTGAGAATTTGCAGGCTGATTTGCTTGTGATCGGGTCCCGTGCTTTTGGCCCTATAAAAAG GATGTTTTTGGGAAGTGTAAGTAACCATTGCACCAACCATGTGCAATGCCCAGTGATCATAGTCAAGGGCAAGGGGACTGCCTGA
- the LOC132190522 gene encoding universal stress protein A-like protein isoform X2, translated as MGARQPQAPIHPRRLLRRAPRPIRAVHRRGPQSRLHSLRWAQLGDLEVPAFTAAIEAHQRRITEAILDHSLRICSEKNVKVETKVIVGDPKEKICEFVENLQADLLVIGSRAFGPIKRMFLGSVSNHCTNHVQCPVIIVKGKGTA; from the exons ATGGGCGCTCGACAACCTCAAGCTCCGATCCACCCCCGGCGGCTCCTTCGTCGTGCTCCACGTCCAATCCGCGCCGTCCATCGCCGTGGGCCTCAATCCCGGCTCCATTCCCTTCGGTGGGCCCAGTTAG GTGATTTGGAGGTGCCTGCGTTCACTGCGGCTATTGAGGCGCACCAGAGGCGAATCACCGAGGCGATACTGGATCATTCTCTCCGGATTTGCTCTGAAAAAAAT GTGAAAGTCGAAACCAAAGTAATTGTTGGTGATCCAAAAGAGAAGATTTGTGAATTTGTTGAGAATTTGCAGGCTGATTTGCTTGTGATCGGGTCCCGTGCTTTTGGCCCTATAAAAAG GATGTTTTTGGGAAGTGTAAGTAACCATTGCACCAACCATGTGCAATGCCCAGTGATCATAGTCAAGGGCAAGGGGACTGCCTGA